The following coding sequences lie in one Benincasa hispida cultivar B227 chromosome 6, ASM972705v1, whole genome shotgun sequence genomic window:
- the LOC120079378 gene encoding protein SHORT ROOT IN SALT MEDIUM 1, whose protein sequence is MYSSRGSGNYGQQSSYAAQTGYGQNLGSVFTGSSVGGPDSQQHSVASRHSSMLGASQEADTAAYRSHPSSTTHYGGQYSSVYSSAALSSKPQGPPLTAKGTSVPSALEGRGGYASAISDSPKFLSSDYISSSNHGYGHRTDQLFTEKVTEYPTLDRRQYSERQSAYLGRDLNTDAAGRFSESSVGFGHQRHADSYDRVDQMSLLRQEQLLKTQSLQSDALDGSSRQNDYLAAKAAASRHSTQELLSYGGVRVDADPRNVSVLNSSYSGQHSTSILGAAPRRNVDELIYSQSSSNPGYGVSLPPGRDYAAGKGLHGTSLESDYSGSMLTHSSHPRIDEHKDDRAGYLREFELREEERRRERFRIREKEREREKARERERERERERERERERERRERERERERERERERERERILERQKERDREFKRGLEIRRERTPPRVSKDRRGSSLTKEGRPLRRDSPHYEALHRQHSPVKEKRREYVCKVYAHSLVDLQRDYLSLEKRYPRLFISPEFSKVIVNWPKEKLNLSIHTPVSFEHDFIEEGTVSSSKEHSDELMAREPDKPDHVNTVWNVKVILMSGISKNALEELSSERSLDDRIPHFCNILRFAILKKDRSFMAIGGPWQSSDGGDPSVDDDALVRTALRYAKDVTQLDLQNCHHWNRFLEIHYDRYGKDGVFSHKEVSVLFVPDLSDCLPSLNMWKEQWLAHKKAIADRERHIAPKKEISKEAKEGKEVKEMESTKDTKIIDKLEKEQHCVSTRQTDIDKKEKSDKGDKGNTSEGRGNASSTKLESKDAEERGKEPQNVEKPDQGEVAGGTQKSGTVKSGKKKIVKKIVKQKAKTVGDAASKKNDKLDEKVDGEQNSDIPSDQPSNDAAAVKTPGKKKVIKRVGKIPHNEKTKDVLPKVENEMDCSEDKSKDNSDPNATVGQDAVVRTTVKKKVIKRVPKKKVTVEEASKKGEDGDGSEKKVTTDETQNVEKSTTDDKQEKIPKSKSISPTMLKRRDSVNLKKGEKEPVKNDKETGKEIGPVTNLADKQKVGEKDSSDGKREKSKDGEQSKDEKEKMGKDESRSKPNKESKEKRKSEEPPRHPGLILQTKWSKDSKCRSLSLSLDSLLEYTDKDIEESTFELSLFAESLYEMLQYQMGSRILTFLQKLRVKFVAKRNQRKRQREEIHKEDNKKSSPKRPKTTDIPIENKSVEPESLSLSQADAGTPAVEGNDSAGHVDETKMETETDYGEEPEEDPEEDPEEYEELDDTSSQHNSSNENEADATVETNDEEDTTMGTNEEDAKTELNEEAKTAAANVEPENVAGSQREEEAKGSNPEGVSKKTTESDKRGVEVEMKKKEVSPPKEAVVDKELLQAFRFFDRNLVGYIRVEDMRMVIHNMGKFLSHRDVKELVHSALLESNTGRDDRILYGKLVRMSDI, encoded by the exons ATGTACTCGTCTAGAGGCAGTGGTAACTACGGACAGCAATCATCATATGCTGCGCAGACTGGATATGGCCAAAAT TTGGGAAGTGTCTTCACTGGGAGTTCTGTTGGGGGACCTGACTCTCAACAGCACTCAGTGGCATCTAGGCACTCTTCAATGTTGGGAGCTTCGCAGGAAGCTGATACTGCTGCATATAGGTCGCATCCATCAAGCACCACTCATTATGGAGGGCAGTATAGTTCTGTGTATAGCTCAGCTGCATTGAGTAGCAAACCGCAG GGCCCTCCACTGACTGCCAAAGGGACCAGTGTTCCATCAGCTTTGGAAGGTCGGGGAGGCTATGCCTCAGCCATTTCTGATTCCCCCAAGTTTCTGTCAAGTGACTATATATCATCTTCAAACCATGGTTATGGTCATAGAACTGATCAGTTGTTCACTGAAAAGGTTACTGAGTATCCTACTCTTGATAGGCGGCAATACAGTGAACGTCAGAGTGCTTACTTAGGGAGGGATTTGAACACTGATGCAGCTGGGCGATTTTCTGAATCTTCTGTTGGTTTTGGACATCAACGTCAT GCTGACTCGTATGACCGTGTGGATCAGATGTCACTGCTTCGTCAAGAGCAGTTGCTAAAAACTCAATCTCTGCAATCAGATGCCCTTGATGGGAGCTCAAG ACAAAATGATTATCTTGCAGCAAAAGCTGCTGCTAGTCGTCACTCAACCCAAGAACTTCTCTCTTATGGAGGAGTAAGAGTAGATGCTGATCCTCGCAATGTGTCCGTGCTTAATTCTTCTTATAGTGGGCAACATTCGACATCAATTTTAGGAGCTGCTCCGCGTagaaatgtggatgaacttATCTACTCCCAGAGTTCATCAAATCCAGGTTATGGAGTGAGCTTGCCACCAGGTAGAGACTATGCTGCAGGGAAAGGGCTTCATGGAACTTCTCTTGAGTCAGATTATTCAGGCAGTATGTTGACACATAGTAGCCATCCAAGGATTGACGAACACAAAGATGATAGAGCTGGTTATCTTCGTGAATTCGAGCTTAGAGAGGAGGAACGTCGGAGGGAGCGTTTTCGcattagagagaaagaaagagaaagggaGAAGGCACGAGAACGCGAACGTGAACGGGAACGAGAACGGGAACGAGAGCGGGAACGAGAACGACGAGAACGTGAACGTGAAAGAGAAAGAGAACGAGAAAGAGAACGGGAAAGAGAGCGGATCTTGGAAAGACAGAAAGAAAGAGACAGAGAATTCAAACGTGGGCTTGAAATTAGGCGCGAACGCACTCCACCAAGAGTTTCTAAGGACAGACGTGGTTCCTCTTTGACGAAGGAGGGGAGACCACTACGCCGAGATTCTCCACATTATGAAGCTTTGCATAG GCAACACTCACCCGTTAAAGAAAAAAGGAGAGAATATGTCTGCAAG GTGTATGCACACAGTTTAGTAGATTTACAACGGGATTATCTGTCATTAGAAAAGCGATATCCCCGACTCTTCATATCCCCAGAGTTTTCGAAG GTTATTGTGAATTGGCCCAAGGAGAAACTCAACCTTTCCATTCATACGCCTGTCAG TTTTGAGCATGATTTTATTGAAGAAGGGACTGTATCTAGCTCAAAAGAGCATTCCGATGAGCTTATGGCTAGAGAACCTGATAAACCAGATCATGTCAATACAGTATGGAATGTGAAG GTTATTTTGATGAGTGGTATCAGTAAGAATGCTCTTGAGGAGTTGTCATCTGAGAGAAGTTTGGACGACCGCATACCCCACTTTTGCAATATCCTTAGGTTTGCAATTCTTAAGAAAGACCGCAGTTTCATGGCAATTGGTGGTCCATGGCAATCGTCTGATGGTGGTGATCCTTCAGTTGATGATGATGCTTTAGTGCGAACGGCCCTTAG ATATGCAAAGGATGTTACACAACTAGACTTGCAAAACTGCCACCACTGGAATCGTTTCTTAGAg ATACATTATGATAGATATGGCAAGGATGGGGTTTTCAGCCATAAAGAAGTCTCGGTACTATTTGTTCCAGATTTATCTGATTGTCTCCCTTCACTAAATATGTGGAAGGAACAATGGCTTGCACACAAAAAGGCTATTGCTGATCGAGAGCGCCATATTGCACCAAAAAAGGAG ATATCCAAGGAAGCAAAGGAAGGGAAGGAAG TCAAAGAAATGGAATCAACAAAAGATACTAAAATCATTGATAAGCTTGAAAAAGAGCAACACTGTGTGTCAACCAGGCAAACCGACatagataaaaaggaaaagagtgaCAAAGGGGACAAAGGGAATACATCCGAGGGAAGGGGTAATGCAAGTAGCACAAAACTTGAAAGCAAGGATGCAGAAGAAAGAGGCAAGGAACCTCAAAATGTTGAGAAACCAGATCAAGGAGAAGTAGCTGGTGGTACACAGAAAAGTGGCACTGTGAAATCTGGAAAAAAGAAGATTGTCAAGAAAATTGTCAAACAAAAGGCCAAAACAGTTGGTGATGCAGCCAGCAAGAAAAATGACAAACTGGATGAAAAGGTTGATGGAGAGCAGAACTCTGACATTCCATCGGATCAACCTTCAAATGATGCTGCGGCTGTCAAGACACCTGGAAAGAAAAAAGTAATTAAACGGGTGGGAAAAATTCCTCACAATGAAAAAACTAAAGATGTACTTCCGAAAGTAGAAAACgaaatggactgctctgaggaTAAGTCTAAGGATAATTCAGATCCTAATGCAACAGTAGGTCAAGATGCTGTTGTGAGAACGACGGtgaaaaagaaagtaattaagAGGGTACCTAAAAAGAAAGTTACTGTCGAGGAAGCTTCTAAAAAAGGTGAAGATGGTGATGGGAGCGAGAAGAAGGTTACAACAGATGAAACACAGAATGTAGAGAAGTCCACTACAGATGATAAACAAGAAAAGATTCCTAAATCAAAGTCGATATCGCCTACTATGTTAAAACGGCGTGATTCCGTAAATTTGAAGAAGGGTGAGAAAGAGCCTGTGAAGAATGACAAGGAAACTGGCAAGGAAATTGGTCCTGTGACCAATTTGGCTGACAAACAAAAAGTTGGTGAGAAAGATAGTAGTGATGGAAAGAGAGAAAAGTCTAAAGATGGTGAACAATCAAAAGAtgagaaagagaaaatgggtAAAGATGAGTCTAGAAGCAAACCAAACAAAGAatcaaaagaaaagagaaagtcTGAAGAACCTCCTCGACATCCTGGGCTGATACTACAAACAAAATGGAGCAAGGATTCCAAA TGTCGATCATTGTCACTTTCCCTTGACTCGCTCTTGGAGTATACGGACAAAGACATTGAAGAATCAACATTTGAG cTTTCACTCTTTGCCGAGTCACTCTATGAAATGCTTCAGTATCAGATGGGATCCCGTATTTTAACTTTCCTCCAG AAATTGCGTGTCAAGTTTGtggcaaagagaaatcaacGAAAACGGCAACGGGAGGAAATCCACAAGGAAGACAATAAAAAATCATCACCAAAACGACCAAAGACTACCGACATTCCTATTGAAAATAAATCTGTGGAACCAGAATCATTAAGTCTGTCTCAAGCAGATGCCGGAACACCTGCAGTGGAGGGGAATGACTCGGCTGGTCATGTTGATGAGACGAAGATGGAAACTGAAACAGATTACGGTGAGGAGCCTGAAGAAGACCCTGAGGAAGATCCTGAAGAATACGAGGAACTCGATGACACAAGTTCTCAACACAATTCATCTAATGAG AATGAAGCTGATGCTACAGTTGAAACCAATGATGAAGAGGATACTACAATGGGAACCAATGAAGAGGATGCTAAGACTGAATTGAACGAAGAGGCAAAGACAGCAGCAGCCAATGTAGAGCCTGAAAATGTTGCAGGAAGTCAACGTGAAGAAGAAGCCAAGGGGTCAAACCCGGAGGGTGTTAGCAAGAAAACAACGGAGTCCGATAAAAGAGGGGTGGAGgtggagatgaagaagaaagaagttTCACCTCCCAAAGAGGCAGTGGTAGACAAGGAGCTACTACAG GCTTTCAGGTTCTTCGATCGAAACCTAGTTGGCTATATTCGG GTTGAAGACATGAGAATGGTTATCCACAATATGGGGAAGTTCCTTTCTCACAGGGATGTAAAG gAGCTTGTTCACAGTGCACTGTTGGAGAGCAATACTGGAAGAGATGATCGGATCCTTTATGGCAAACTAGTACGAATGTCCGACATTTGA